In a genomic window of Bradyrhizobium ontarionense:
- a CDS encoding (2Fe-2S)-binding protein — MANLTINGKVYNLDVEADTPLLWAIRENAGLTGTKYGCGIAQCGACTVHLDGVAVRSCGITVSEAVGKQITTIEGLASESGLHKVQQAWLENDVPQCGYCQSGMIMAVTALLKDNPKPSDQDINDAITNICRCGTFAQVREAIHAAANA, encoded by the coding sequence ATGGCAAACCTGACGATTAACGGCAAAGTCTATAATCTCGACGTCGAAGCCGACACGCCGCTGCTGTGGGCGATCCGCGAGAACGCCGGATTGACCGGCACCAAATACGGCTGCGGCATTGCACAATGCGGCGCCTGCACCGTGCATCTCGACGGCGTCGCCGTCCGCTCCTGCGGCATCACCGTGTCCGAGGCGGTGGGCAAGCAGATCACGACCATCGAAGGGCTGGCGAGCGAGAGCGGCCTGCACAAGGTGCAGCAGGCCTGGCTGGAAAACGACGTTCCGCAATGCGGCTATTGCCAGAGCGGCATGATCATGGCCGTCACCGCGCTGCTGAAGGACAATCCGAAGCCGAGCGATCAGGACATCAACGACGCCATCACCAACATCTGCCGCTGTGGAACCTTCGCGCAGGTGCGCGAGGCGATCCACGCCGCCGCCAACGCCTGA